GTGTTTAGCTTGTAGTTCATGTAGGACCACTCTTCCACACATCTAGTCAGATTTATCTTCCATATACTGTGGTTTGCATATGCTCTTGTTTTAGAAATAAGCTTTCCATCTCTTTTGTAAGAAAATACCCTCAGTAAGACTGTCAGGGGCTCAGGATTTGATGTATAATAAGTAACAACTTATTTTCCATTGCAGATAGTGATTTCTTGCATGCTGATTCTTCATACAGTACTGGGTATTGCTTCTGGGGCAGGACGGTGGAGGGCTCTGAACACCTGTGTGTCAGGCACCTCAGCTGTGCTTGTGTACTATGTGCCCATTATTCTTTCCCTGATACATCACTTTGGGCACCATTTACCTCTATTCCTCCAGACCGTCATGGCCAGGTCCACCTTTTCTTCCCACCTGTGGCCAACCGTATTCAGGAGCATTGTTTGACACTGTCTAAAAAGAGGGGTGTGGTATCTCAGAGGATACTCTGAAAACACAAGAACTTGGATCAGAGCTATTGCCTGGATATTAGACTTTCAAATGGGAAAATTATATAGTTTATGATTTCTTGTGAGTGAACTTTAAACTTTAGTAGATGAAGAGAAATAGCTCAACTCCTTCCTCCTGATAATAGAGAAAACCATTACTCTGAAGTATACTTACAGAAAGAAGTATGGGACCAgggtatgtctttttttttttcctgtgaggacatcattttaatgttgaatccttgaatattttattcatttgtttttctccctgGAAATAGGTAGATAAGTACtaggaattttgtttgtttgtttcctggtACATGTAATTTAGTTACATGTTTTGTGAGTGAAAAGAATCAAGACACAAGAGTATgaattgtattatttcatttatataaagctTTAGAATAAGTATAACTAACTTAATGTAAAGAAAATCAGAACAGTGGTTACTTCTGATGGATGTAGAGGTGAGAAAATGACTGGGGAAACATGATGAAATCTCTGGGAAGATATACATGTTCTATGTTATGTTTATATAAGTTACATGCATGTACCCATTTGTCAAAATGGTATAGCTAAACTAAGCCTTGTGCACTTTAGTGCATGTCAAAATTACCTGCAAACGTCTAGTCAATAATGATAAaaagataataacaataataattggGTTGCACAGTGGGTGAAATTATGGAAAAGTATGAGAATGGTATATTGTTAATATAACAATGAAAACTTGTTGAAGCTGGTTGATGGGTAGATGAAAGTTCATTATAATAGTCTGTTTACTCTCTATGTTtgcaatttttatattattttaaaatatactaatgGAGGATTCCTATCAAGATGGTGGAGTGGGAGAAAACAAAGTTCACCTCTCTGCCACAAAGAAATCAAAAATATATCTACATGTGGAGCAATTCTTGCTGAAAATTAACTGCAGACTGGTAGAAAGACTCTTGTAGCTACTGAGGCTTTAAGAAAAATTGCATGGAAGCATGGAAGTGGGTAATAAGAGAGGACACATGAGATCAAGTCAGGACCTGTGCCACTGTAAGGGACATGGAGGGGGATTAAATGGGTGGAAGCCCTCCCAGGGGAGTGAGTGGTTTGAGTCATATATTGGGCACTGCCAACTGCAGCCCTGAAGTCTGACACCAGGAGAAAGACAAGTCCCTTTGGCTGGCTGGAGGGCTGGTGGGACTAACAGGATGGCTGTGGGAAGCCTGGACTCTGCTCTTGAGGAGCAAGTGCACACATGCTTGCTTACTCCTGAAGCATGGCAGAGAGAGTGGATTTGTTCACCTGAATTATGTAGTAGCAGGGTGTGTGTCCTCAGCCACctctgactcttcgccacccaATGGGCTGCAGgccgccaggctccccagtccatggagttttccaggccagaatactggagtgggttgccatttccttctccagtttagtAGTAGACTGGCTCCTTATCAACAGGAAGGTACATAGAGAAGAAACAAGCTGATGCAGTCCCCTCAGGCAGGGCCTGTATGactcagattttatatttttccctctaGATGATTTTGACTTTCCACAAACTACAGTGAGTACCCACATATGTCATTCAGTCTTCAATGATAACCAGTCAGTGAAGAGGGGTTACTGTCTTataacaaagtgaagtgaagtcgctgagtcgtgtctgactctttgcgaccccatggactgtagcctacaatgctcctccgtccatgggtttatccaggcaagagtactggagtgggttgccatttccttctccagaggatcttcccaacccagggatcgaacctgggtctcccacattgtaggcagatgctttaccatctgagctaccagggaagtctttataACAAAAGTTAAGTGTAAAAGGTGACATGTGGcatcatttatatatgtatattttctgcttttgtatACTTTACTCAatgtattttttccccatttttcaaaTATCTGTCTTTAAAAGTACTAAATTCAGTGAAATCATAAAAATGGAATAGGATATTTTTAATAGCTTAGTCCTTAAAATTTCAACGTAGTTGAAACGACATTCCACAGTACTAAATACTGGTAATCCCCATGATAATCCCATAAATTAGATACTATTATTAATCTCATTATACAAATTAAGAATCTAAGAGAATTTATGTAAATTTTTCAAAGCCACACAATGAAAAATTGTTCTTGCCAAAACCAAGTCTGCAATTTTGTGTTAAACAGTTGAATCAGACTTAAGTCCAAAATCTAGTTTTTTCACTATTAATATCTATGGAATGTTGCTAGTGACTTGACCTGTTTGAATttagtttttttcatttataaacagAATATAAAACAGTTTAGCTTTGATGGCTTAAAGATTAAATGATTCATATAAAGCAGTAAGCATAGTTTCTGGTAGAATTTGCTCAAAAAGTACTTAAAATTTATTGTAGTCATTACTTTCCCACCAAATCTGATAAAAGTCTGTGAATCACACAGCCAAAATTCACAATGCCTATATATTCTGATTTTTAGGTTCAGTAATatcacaatgctgctgctgctgctgctaagttgctttggtcgtgtccgactctgtgcgaccccatagacggcagcccaccaggctcccccatccctgggatttgccaggcaagaacactggactgggttgccatttccttctagaagTCATAAATTTGAAAAAAGCTCCATACAGTATACTATACTATGTGATTTACATAGATTAATTTAAtctatagaaaaaaatatgaagccACTGCTAGTTTTTCTTACATGGTGCAGCTACAAAAATGGAAACATAGACAGCAAATATCATCCCTCATACCACAGAAATAGTGAGTGGCAGAATCCAGATTAAAAACTAGGCAACTCAAAAACACATTCTTTAACCAATCATATAATGAGGAatatcataaaataattaaatatcattaAATTCAAGTCCAATTTAAATCATGAAATATGGAGAATATCAGGAAATTATATAGACCATTTTCTCCTTTGATATTCACAAGAACACCATTTATTGACCTCTGTTTCCTCTAATTATGGTCATGTAATGATCCGaaacttggccacctcatgtgaagagttgactcattggaaaagactctgatgctgggagggattgggggcaagaggagaaggggacgacagaggatgagatggctggatggcatcactgactcgatggacgtgagtctcagtgaactctgggagttggtgatggacagggaggcctggcgtgctgtgattcatggggtcgcaaagagtctgacatgactgagcgactgatctgatctgaataatcATATCTAAATGATTCTTTAAGAGGATCATTATAAAATGAGCCTCTGCTTAACACCAGTTTATCTGACCAAAAAATAAGTCTAATTGCTTTTACTCTGCTGAAGACCAAGACTGCTAGATTGATTATGTTTCATAATGAATGCATATCTGTACTTTTGGTAAACAAATTAGAATTTatgatcctttaaaaaatatccgGTAGCCTAATCACTCCGTAACCACCCCCAAAATCTAGATAGGTATAGACCTAGGCatgaagatatttgaaaatattacagTAAAGttggaaataacttttttttaaatccatcttgGAGTTAAATGACATGTCCAGGAACAGTTTATCATAGTATgaactaaaatttaaatataaaattttggcCCTATGAACCTGGACTGAGAACATCTCAGCTGGAGAAATTGTTATATGAGTTGGCATAATTAAGGTGTTAAATAAATTATCTCAAGTAGATAGGATTGCTAACATGTTTGCATAGTTTGAGGCTGAAAAGGATCCAGGATAGAACTGTAGGGAGTATAAAATGGATGAGGGCAGAATAAGTGAAGGAGATGAAGAGGCATCAAGTACCAGATACAAAGTGAAAAAGCATAAGGACATAAATTACAGCACAGgaaatatcattaatattttataaaaccttTGGTGTATAATCTATAAGAATATCAACATGTCTACATTTAAGTGGACTTGAGGTTAATTTGCAGATGAGAACATCAGAAAGAAAGTCAACCTACTGAAAGAAAacttgtatatataattttttttgtttttagcctGTGAGAGAAAAGAGGGGGAGCGAGAAGGTATCTTATCTGCAAGTTATAGAAATGATTTCAGGGAATATTACATGTGAATTCACCCAAGAGGAATTAATTGAAATCTGTTGGGTCCCTTGTGGTTACTCTAGTGGCTAATAAATCCCTGATTCCAAGTTCCCAACTCTGCTTTCTCCAAACTTTTATTAGGGGGTATTAAAATTGGTGGCTAGCAATTTTCCTCCCCAATTTGAACCAATAAATTTATGCTGTACCCAAGAATAACTCAGACTTTGCTCAGAGTTTTGTTGGGCAATGAGCACACAAACATCATCTCAGGCAGAAATGGAGAAGAAGAGTGTCTGTATCCAGagtgaaaataaaatgtgaagaaaTATTCCAGAGTTTTTCACATGTTACATATGGCCCCAGCACCAAATGGATTAGAACGCATGACACTGACTTTGTGCTGATGGAGAGGGGACGGATATAAGAGGCACTGCAGAACAGAACATGAGGGCATGAGACTGCAATCTCGGGTGGAAGAAAGAGTTGAGCAATGAGAAATCGTGGGTGAAGAACAAACAGTACTTTTCAGGTATCAGGCAAGAGCAGCAACGGCTTCCAATAGCTATTGACAAGTAAGTCCTCCTATTCCTAAGTTAACTTTCATAATATTCCATTACCAGCTTTTTCACAATAATCACTCCATCCCATCAGTCCTGCACTCACTTATGTACACCCGCCTGTCATCCCACTGTCTATACTATCATGTGATGCTCACATGACagttttttaccttttaaaaagtcagatacTATGTTTATACTTAAGGGAGCCCTATTCTCATTTTGATCATTTCTGAAGAAAAACTTTACCCTTATTCGAAAGGAGTCAGCCATCTATTGGGTGGAGAGTCATTGAACTAAGCAttggggatgctgctgctgctgctaagtcacctcagtcgtgtccgactctgtgtgatcccatagacggcagccaccaggctcccccatccctgggattctccaggcaagaacactggagtgggttgccatttccttctccaatgcatgaaagtgaaaagtgaaagtgaagtcactcagtcgtgtctgactcttagcgaccccatggacttcaacctaccaggctcctccatccataggattttccaggcaaagtactggagtggggtgccattgccttctctgaagcatTGGGGATAAAACTTGCCAAAATCAAAGTAGTTAATTCATTAAGTCTATTCCAGCTATTTGTCAGCAAATACACGGTTTCCGCCATAAAATGGCCCAACTGACTTCATTCTTTCACTTGATGTTTAGCAATATAAATCACAGCTGTCCTAGCATTTACTGGTATGTTTATTGACGTTAAGCATATGGTTAGATGATACCTTATGAGCTTGCTGACATAAAGTAACTAGCTTTACATTTGACTCTCTTTAAAAATCCTATTCCTTCAccctttattttctaattaatatACTTCGCTTGAACTAAAAAAAATGACTCCTCTTCCAAGTTATCCATACTGCATTAAGAGTTAATGAACCTAAAGTGGACAAATCTCATGCTTATGGGAGCTCTGACCAGTGTAAACCCAAGACAATAGCCTCAATTTGGCTATGTTACACATTTACTCATTTTCTCATATGTTGTAGTCAAGAATGAGCCCTCCTGTCCCAATCATTTCTGCTGCTGATTTTCTTGAGTCCCAGAGATCCCTTCTTCTGCATTAATATGTATTACAGAACTTCAACTATTTTGAGCACACAACTAATTTTAATGATTTCAGCTgaagaaatataagcaaaatataACACAGCTTTATGAGAAATGTAGAAAGTAGCAAAGAACTTTGATCAGGATTGCCACAAATATGTGAATCTGAATGGTCTTTTCTAACTCTTTACATTCTTTTGAAAAAATCATCCAGTCTTATACAGAAGAGATAATATGAATAACTAAGTACATTATGCTTATTGATGTCAACtgtttttatctctatttttctttcataaggggccatttaaaataaaatactaatcaGACTCTGAGAATCTGTTCATGCAAACTGTTCCTGACTTAAAGACAATTGAGAATAATAGAGTGATTGAGCAGTAGCTAGAAAATACAGTATGGAGGGACTCATCAAACTGATTAAAATGCAATctacaaacaaaataaacaagtctattattttttctttgtccacaggtctggaaagaaaaaaacaagtcagCAATTTATTCCATTACCCATGTGATTTGGTTGGTGCTCCTGAGGTTGGCTGGCCATGAACGTTAATGTCTTATTGTGGTATAGTGTTTGTGGATGGACTTCCTAAACAGTGATGTGGCTTGTGAATCTGTATTTTCCCTTCAGTTATGTGAAGGAGATGGATGATATGATCTCAGAGTTCAGCTAAAATCAGAAAATCTGAAGACTTAGCATAAAAACAGATGGTACAATAGCACGGACTAATTTGTTTGCATCTGGAAATGCAAAGACACTATGTCcatttccaacatcacagtcttCATGCCTTCTGTGTTCACGCTAATAGGGATCCCAGGCCTGGAGTCTGTGCAGTGCTGGATTGGGATTCCATTCTGTGCCATGTATCTCACTGCTGTAATTGGAAATGCCTTACTTCTGATCATCATCAAATCAGAGCCCAGCCTCCATGAACCCATGTACATTTTCCTGGGCATGCTAGGAGTCACAGATATTGCTCTCAGCACCAGCATTGTGCCCAAAATGCTTGGAATCTTCTGGTTTCATATACCAGAGATATATTTTGACTCTTGCCTGCTTCAAATGTGGCTCATTCACACATTTGAAGGCTTTGAGTCAGGCTTCCTGCTGGCCATGGCCCtggaccgctatgtggccatctgttaTCCACTGAGACATGCTTCCATCTTCACCCCCCAGCTAGTCACCCAAATAGCAGCTATGGTAACACTCAGGGCTACCATTTTTGTGACCCCTATCCTAGTACTGATAAAATGCCGGTTGCACTTTTATCATACAAAAGTT
This sequence is a window from Bubalus kerabau isolate K-KA32 ecotype Philippines breed swamp buffalo chromosome 15, PCC_UOA_SB_1v2, whole genome shotgun sequence. Protein-coding genes within it:
- the LOC129628187 gene encoding olfactory receptor 52A1-like — its product is MSISNITVFMPSVFTLIGIPGLESVQCWIGIPFCAMYLTAVIGNALLLIIIKSEPSLHEPMYIFLGMLGVTDIALSTSIVPKMLGIFWFHIPEIYFDSCLLQMWLIHTFEGFESGFLLAMALDRYVAICYPLRHASIFTPQLVTQIAAMVTLRATIFVTPILVLIKCRLHFYHTKVISHCYCEHMAIVKLAAEDVRVNKIYGLLVAFTAAGFDLICITLSYVQIFITVFCLPQKEARLKAFNTCIAHICVFLQFYLLAFFSFFAHRFGSHIPLYIHILFSSIYVLIPPFLNPLVYGAKTKQIRIHVVKMFSS